One window of the Shewanella cyperi genome contains the following:
- a CDS encoding transglutaminase TgpA family protein encodes MKTLGTEVIARHSLRWLLVAQIGLLLPLVDNATPWSLGICAICFIWRLGIYLGKVAKPPRALVTTLGIGSAVTLGLIAKEIGLLNALINLLLLGYSLKFIEIRNRRDVRVVVLAGYFLIALNFIDSQSILNAAFILMLTGVNTSVLLTLYHNRLSLREPLAFKMLLQSLPLALLLFLVLPRLAPLWLVPQLKTGQTGLSDTVNPGDIAKLTKSDALAFRATFEGQIPANPQLYWRALVLENYDGRQWRLAPEARKLQKDAPFLPPLREANKGTSLDYEIIAEASREHWLFGLDVAYSPTQGVSNLPDFSLYAHRSLEGRFHYQVSSVATAAMDPRLGLGVKQRNLALPQDSNPRTLALAQQFQEQYPAPNARLDAMMNLFNKEAFFYTLTPPTLGEEQIDDFLFNTRRGFCAHYASALVFLARATGIPARMVTGYQGGEFNSVGGYLSVYQYMAHAWVEVWLEGRGWQRLDPTAMIAPSRILDGFDATFNPDEAYLQNSPLSPLNLKQYPWLNELRLRMASLDYYWSLWVLGFDGDRQRQLLSNLLGGFSIARLALLVLIGLGGILLLVAWQAGLLRQPKKKDPLLAAFTALEQSLAKRGLKRSQGEGPRDYCDRAISAFPSMADDLKAWQQLFLRLRYGPALPRGYHQSLRKLKRDTRRLRLLLRNAQLNS; translated from the coding sequence ATGAAAACCCTGGGCACGGAAGTCATAGCCAGACACAGCCTGCGTTGGTTGTTGGTGGCCCAGATTGGTTTGCTGCTGCCACTGGTAGATAATGCCACCCCCTGGAGCCTGGGGATCTGTGCCATTTGCTTTATCTGGCGTCTGGGAATTTATCTTGGCAAGGTCGCCAAGCCCCCCCGAGCCCTGGTAACCACCCTGGGGATAGGCTCCGCTGTAACCCTGGGGCTTATCGCGAAAGAAATCGGCCTGCTCAATGCACTGATTAATCTGCTGTTGCTGGGTTATTCACTGAAATTTATAGAAATTCGTAATCGTCGCGATGTCCGCGTGGTGGTACTTGCCGGTTATTTTCTGATTGCGCTCAATTTCATTGACAGTCAAAGCATACTGAATGCCGCCTTTATCCTAATGCTAACCGGGGTCAACACTTCGGTGCTGCTGACCTTGTATCACAACCGCTTGAGTCTCAGGGAACCACTGGCATTCAAAATGCTGCTGCAAAGCCTGCCGCTGGCACTGTTGTTGTTTCTGGTACTGCCCCGACTCGCTCCCCTGTGGCTGGTACCACAGTTAAAAACCGGCCAAACCGGCCTCAGCGACACAGTCAATCCCGGCGACATCGCCAAGTTAACCAAATCCGATGCCCTGGCGTTCCGGGCAACCTTTGAGGGCCAGATCCCGGCCAACCCGCAGCTTTACTGGCGAGCCCTGGTACTGGAAAACTACGATGGCCGCCAATGGCGCCTGGCACCGGAAGCCAGAAAGTTGCAAAAGGATGCCCCCTTCCTGCCGCCCCTTCGCGAAGCCAACAAGGGCACAAGCCTGGATTATGAGATCATTGCCGAGGCGAGCCGCGAGCATTGGCTTTTCGGCCTGGATGTAGCCTATTCCCCAACCCAGGGCGTCAGCAACCTGCCGGACTTCAGCCTCTATGCCCACCGTTCCCTGGAGGGACGCTTCCATTATCAAGTCAGTTCAGTGGCCACTGCCGCCATGGATCCGCGCTTGGGTCTTGGGGTGAAGCAGCGTAACCTTGCCCTGCCACAAGACAGCAATCCCCGCACATTGGCATTGGCGCAGCAATTTCAGGAACAGTATCCGGCCCCAAACGCCAGGCTTGACGCCATGATGAACCTGTTCAACAAGGAAGCCTTTTTTTACACCCTGACTCCACCCACCCTGGGCGAAGAACAGATAGATGATTTCCTGTTCAACACCCGGCGCGGGTTTTGCGCCCATTATGCCTCCGCATTGGTGTTTCTGGCCCGGGCTACAGGTATTCCTGCCCGCATGGTCACGGGCTATCAGGGCGGTGAGTTCAACAGTGTCGGCGGTTATCTCAGCGTCTATCAGTATATGGCCCATGCCTGGGTTGAAGTTTGGCTTGAGGGCCGTGGTTGGCAGCGGCTGGATCCCACCGCCATGATAGCGCCGTCACGGATCCTTGATGGCTTTGACGCCACATTCAACCCGGATGAGGCCTATCTGCAAAATTCTCCCCTGAGTCCGTTGAATCTGAAGCAGTATCCCTGGCTCAATGAATTAAGGCTGAGGATGGCCAGCCTGGATTACTACTGGAGCCTGTGGGTACTGGGTTTTGACGGTGATCGTCAGCGGCAATTGCTGTCCAACCTGCTGGGCGGTTTTTCCATTGCCCGCCTGGCATTGCTGGTATTGATAGGGCTGGGCGGTATTTTGCTGTTGGTGGCCTGGCAGGCCGGACTGCTGCGCCAGCCAAAGAAGAAAGACCCTCTGCTGGCCGCCTTTACTGCGTTGGAGCAGAGCCTGGCTAAGCGGGGACTGAAACGGAGCCAGGGCGAAGGGCCGCGTGACTATTGCGATCGGGCCATCAGCGCCTTCCCGTCGATGGCCGACGATCTCAAAGCCTGGCAGCAGTTGTTCCTGAGGCTCAGATACGGCCCGGCACTGCCGCGGGGATACCATCAATCACTGCGCAAACTCAAACGTGACACCCGGCGGCTGCGGCTGCTGCTCAGAAACGCACAGCTCAATTCCTGA
- a CDS encoding DUF58 domain-containing protein: protein MALSVPERLRRRFDAFLDRRLPPASSQELSHKSIFIFPSGFGFAWLGLVLLLYLFGTNYQNNLVIGLALVLLSLFLSCIIYSFRNLAGLNLSRLPPPHIYAGETLALPMELTSSHGAMAVNLSYPGNEVVVCDCGKEPQKVLVPVKTRKRGLLLPGRLLVESRYPLGLLRTWSWLDMDVAHPVFASPLPAPVHLGADSDASSSSDLGKHVAGVDEFAGLRSYVPGESLQRVAWKQLAQGRGMLSKDFAEPQGLPQWLALPANEPLETALSQLAWQVDELTRSKQIFGLRLGDTVLEPALGEQHRIGCQLTIALYPERP from the coding sequence ATGGCACTCAGCGTACCGGAGCGCTTACGGCGCCGATTCGATGCATTCCTTGACCGGCGTCTGCCACCGGCCAGCAGTCAGGAGCTGTCCCATAAAAGCATCTTTATCTTCCCCAGCGGTTTCGGCTTCGCCTGGTTGGGCTTGGTATTGCTGCTTTACCTGTTTGGTACCAACTATCAAAACAATCTGGTGATTGGCCTGGCCCTGGTGCTGTTGAGCCTGTTTTTAAGCTGCATTATCTACAGCTTTCGCAATCTTGCCGGGCTTAACCTGAGCCGATTACCACCGCCACACATCTATGCCGGCGAAACCCTGGCCCTGCCCATGGAGCTGACGTCGTCCCATGGTGCCATGGCCGTCAACCTGAGCTATCCCGGCAATGAGGTGGTGGTGTGCGATTGCGGCAAAGAGCCCCAAAAAGTATTGGTGCCGGTCAAAACCCGCAAGCGCGGCCTGCTGCTTCCCGGACGACTGCTGGTGGAATCCCGCTATCCCCTGGGGCTGCTGCGTACCTGGTCCTGGCTTGATATGGACGTAGCGCATCCGGTGTTTGCCTCGCCACTGCCCGCTCCTGTGCATCTGGGTGCCGACAGCGATGCCTCAAGCAGCAGTGACCTTGGAAAGCACGTGGCGGGCGTGGACGAGTTTGCCGGGCTGCGCAGCTATGTTCCGGGCGAGTCACTGCAACGGGTAGCCTGGAAACAGTTGGCCCAGGGACGGGGCATGTTAAGCAAGGATTTTGCCGAGCCCCAGGGCCTGCCCCAATGGCTGGCGCTTCCTGCCAACGAGCCATTGGAAACGGCCCTGTCCCAGTTGGCCTGGCAGGTAGATGAACTGACCCGGAGCAAGCAAATTTTCGGCCTTCGTCTGGGTGACACAGTGCTGGAGCCGGCTCTGGGAGAGCAACACAGGATCGGCTGCCAATTGACCATAGCCCTTTATCCGGAGCGGCCATGA
- a CDS encoding AAA family ATPase: MADRQSGTAHLEIQAIKDQLNKVLLGKAEQIRLALACILARGHLLIEDLPGMGKTSLSHAMAISLGLSYQRIQFTSDMLPADILGVSIFDKQENQFVFHPGPVFRQMVLADEINRASPKTQSALLEAMAEGQITVDGNTHFLPRPFFVIATQNPTEQSGTFPLPESQLDRFMMRISIGYPAKEAEMAMLRQTQIAQDKLVQCISPSSLVSLQQAVDEVSASDALLNYILALVTASRSHSEGYGLSPRATKALLQAAKAWAFLDGRHYLVPEDVQAVFVAVAQHRIRASSQLQGQTLAETLLSQVNPIG, from the coding sequence ATGGCCGATCGGCAAAGCGGTACAGCACATCTCGAAATTCAGGCCATCAAGGATCAACTCAACAAGGTACTGCTGGGCAAGGCAGAGCAAATTCGCCTGGCACTTGCCTGCATTCTCGCCCGAGGCCATCTGCTTATCGAAGATCTTCCCGGCATGGGCAAAACCAGCCTGTCCCATGCCATGGCCATCAGCCTGGGGCTCAGCTACCAGAGGATCCAGTTCACCAGCGACATGTTGCCGGCGGACATTCTCGGGGTCTCCATTTTCGACAAACAGGAAAATCAATTCGTCTTTCATCCCGGCCCGGTTTTCCGGCAAATGGTGTTGGCCGATGAAATTAACCGCGCCAGTCCCAAGACCCAAAGTGCCCTGCTTGAAGCCATGGCCGAAGGTCAAATCACAGTGGATGGCAACACCCATTTCCTGCCCCGCCCCTTTTTCGTGATAGCCACCCAAAACCCTACCGAACAATCGGGAACCTTTCCGCTGCCGGAGTCCCAACTCGATAGATTCATGATGCGCATTTCCATCGGTTACCCCGCCAAGGAAGCAGAAATGGCCATGTTGCGCCAAACCCAGATAGCCCAGGACAAACTGGTGCAGTGCATCAGCCCCAGCAGCCTGGTCAGTCTGCAACAGGCGGTGGATGAGGTCAGTGCCTCCGATGCCCTGCTCAACTACATTTTGGCACTGGTAACAGCATCGAGAAGTCACAGCGAAGGTTATGGCCTGTCACCCAGGGCCACCAAGGCGCTGTTGCAGGCCGCCAAGGCCTGGGCCTTCCTCGATGGCCGCCATTATTTGGTACCCGAAGATGTTCAGGCGGTGTTTGTCGCTGTAGCCCAACACAGGATCCGCGCCAGCAGTCAATTGCAGGGCCAGACCTTGGCCGAAACCCTGTTGTCCCAGGTTAATCCCATAGGCTAG
- a CDS encoding EAL domain-containing protein, translating into MKTRLLMGCEYQALVDTISGDTLGYEALARFQTLEGQAVAPNSLFERLHHNPAQLARVELAAKACQLRHAPHADKLFLNIDPHSLQGLDDDWFEALAQRGNITIELIENTCINDAVIATELAHRLQHHGIRVALDDAGAPHALLSLPLLAQVDCIKFDRHWLDLLQDDCQRTLLEHLLGFARETGKNTVLEGIETQEQLTLARRLGLDMVQGFLFRERFIRQIPDTPLELNFQAQPD; encoded by the coding sequence ATGAAAACCAGGCTATTGATGGGATGCGAATATCAGGCGCTGGTGGATACCATCAGCGGCGATACCCTTGGCTATGAAGCGCTGGCGCGTTTTCAAACCCTTGAGGGTCAGGCTGTGGCCCCCAACAGCCTGTTTGAACGGCTGCACCACAATCCTGCGCAACTGGCCAGGGTTGAGCTGGCCGCCAAAGCCTGCCAACTCAGGCACGCCCCCCATGCTGACAAGCTGTTTCTCAATATCGATCCCCACAGCCTGCAGGGACTGGATGATGACTGGTTCGAGGCGCTGGCACAGCGCGGCAATATCACCATAGAGCTGATTGAAAATACCTGCATCAATGACGCTGTGATAGCCACTGAGTTGGCGCACAGGCTTCAGCATCACGGCATCAGAGTGGCATTGGATGACGCCGGTGCGCCCCATGCCCTGCTCAGTCTGCCTTTGCTGGCACAGGTTGATTGCATCAAGTTCGATCGTCACTGGCTGGATCTGCTGCAGGACGACTGTCAGCGTACATTACTTGAGCATCTGCTGGGCTTTGCCAGGGAAACCGGCAAAAACACAGTACTGGAAGGCATTGAAACCCAGGAACAGCTGACTCTGGCGCGCAGATTGGGACTCGATATGGTGCAGGGATTCCTGTTCCGTGAGCGATTTATCAGGCAAATTCCGGATACGCCGCTGGAGCTGAATTTCCAGGCCCAGCCGGATTAA
- a CDS encoding transglycosylase SLT domain-containing protein, with the protein MLKQFFGILITLALAAPATTTQAAQLTQQQTDFLAAERALVAGKRQDYQRLRQKLDSYPLAIYLDYNARVDHWLQLPATKLGPELELVKDTPLLARARHRYLRRAGKEDRWQDFLAMSPTQPKDLVLQCYFYQAQLHQGDKQLAFQGAKELWLYGYSRPKECDPLFTAWVKAGHRTQELIWSRMFLAFEADEGSLLAFLAKKVTKYHKEAQRLLDIYRDPRNLRHLERWQDKAPVMADMVAAGLRRLSYRDLKEAVSLFQRYDKAKRFNPLTSRQLQRHLSRRILLRQEQELQSFADALLPQLVSDDLVEMRLRWALRDNDPEALKRFLPLLSSEGAAEPRWQYWLAVNTEDKTESKRLLSELVKQRSFYGFQAAALLNQNVNLEDIPTATAEPGAALEATPALARITELLALGRLQDARSEWLSLLGRQSRERQGHFGRLAMDRGWDFLAVDASIQAKLWDDMAMRFPAAELKHFERHAKGLGVDAAELMAIARRESAFYPLASSSVGARGLMQLMPATAKQTAKRHNVPYQRIEQLDDPSTNIALGSAYYNSLLKRYKNNRIFATAAYNAGPERVDAWRKRTKGELDPMAFIESIPFRETREYVQAVFSYRMIYQHRSGKDTPLFNSVELQSGY; encoded by the coding sequence ATGCTGAAGCAGTTTTTTGGCATACTGATCACCCTGGCACTGGCCGCGCCCGCCACAACCACACAGGCAGCGCAGCTGACCCAGCAACAAACCGATTTTCTTGCCGCCGAAAGAGCCTTGGTTGCAGGGAAAAGACAGGACTACCAGCGGCTGCGGCAAAAGCTGGACAGCTACCCCCTGGCGATTTATCTCGACTATAACGCCAGGGTTGACCACTGGTTACAACTGCCCGCCACCAAGCTCGGCCCAGAGCTGGAGCTGGTCAAGGACACTCCGCTTTTGGCCCGTGCCCGCCACAGGTACCTGCGCAGGGCCGGCAAAGAAGATCGCTGGCAGGACTTTTTGGCTATGAGCCCCACCCAGCCCAAAGATCTGGTGCTGCAGTGTTATTTCTATCAGGCCCAATTGCACCAGGGCGACAAGCAGTTGGCATTCCAGGGGGCCAAGGAGCTGTGGCTTTATGGCTATTCCCGTCCCAAGGAATGCGATCCCCTGTTTACCGCCTGGGTAAAAGCCGGCCACCGCACCCAGGAACTGATCTGGTCACGCATGTTTCTGGCCTTTGAGGCAGATGAAGGCTCCTTGTTGGCCTTCCTGGCAAAAAAGGTCACCAAATACCACAAGGAAGCCCAACGCTTGCTGGATATCTACCGGGATCCGCGCAACTTGCGGCACCTGGAACGCTGGCAAGACAAGGCTCCGGTGATGGCGGATATGGTTGCGGCCGGACTCAGGCGCCTGTCATACCGGGATCTCAAGGAAGCCGTGTCTCTGTTTCAGCGCTACGACAAGGCCAAGCGCTTCAATCCGCTCACCAGTCGCCAACTGCAGCGCCATTTAAGCAGGCGCATTTTGCTGCGTCAGGAGCAGGAGCTGCAAAGCTTCGCCGATGCCCTGTTGCCGCAGCTGGTTTCCGACGATCTGGTGGAAATGCGCCTGCGCTGGGCATTGAGGGACAATGATCCCGAAGCCCTGAAACGCTTTTTACCCCTGCTGAGCAGTGAAGGTGCCGCCGAGCCCCGCTGGCAGTACTGGCTTGCCGTCAATACCGAAGATAAAACCGAATCAAAGCGGCTGCTGTCGGAACTGGTGAAGCAACGCAGCTTTTATGGTTTCCAGGCAGCCGCATTGCTGAACCAAAACGTTAACCTGGAAGATATCCCCACAGCGACGGCAGAACCGGGGGCGGCGTTGGAGGCGACGCCGGCGCTCGCCAGGATCACCGAATTACTGGCGCTCGGCCGCCTGCAGGATGCCCGCAGTGAATGGCTGTCGTTGCTTGGCCGTCAATCACGGGAACGCCAGGGCCATTTTGGACGCCTGGCCATGGACCGAGGCTGGGATTTCCTGGCGGTGGATGCCTCTATCCAGGCCAAACTCTGGGACGATATGGCCATGCGCTTCCCCGCGGCCGAACTGAAGCATTTCGAGCGCCATGCCAAAGGTCTGGGGGTGGACGCAGCCGAACTGATGGCCATAGCCCGTCGGGAAAGTGCCTTTTACCCCTTGGCAAGCTCCTCCGTGGGTGCCCGTGGCTTGATGCAGCTGATGCCGGCCACCGCCAAGCAAACGGCCAAACGCCATAACGTCCCATATCAACGGATTGAGCAACTGGACGATCCGTCCACCAACATTGCCCTTGGCAGCGCCTATTACAACAGCCTGCTGAAGCGATACAAGAATAACCGAATTTTTGCGACTGCGGCCTATAATGCCGGCCCTGAGCGGGTGGATGCCTGGCGCAAGCGCACCAAGGGGGAACTGGATCCCATGGCCTTTATCGAGTCGATTCCGTTCAGGGAAACCCGGGAATATGTCCAGGCGGTATTCAGTTACAGGATGATATATCAGCATCGCAGCGGTAAAGACACGCCCCTGTTCAACTCGGTGGAATTGCAATCCGGCTACTGA